A portion of the Actomonas aquatica genome contains these proteins:
- a CDS encoding tetratricopeptide repeat protein, giving the protein MIARWQRHWHLYWTGFTHRQQIAATAAAVTALLGLALWPVVQFWGLPRLQTWRVDRTLAQANAFAAEQDYRNVLLAIRRASQLGSQDVAVWRRIADYLTQLGSPEALQARQTVTALDPTDLHARVELAQTALLFGDYKTSQSALEAAKALAPSSTTYQEAAATLALYLGDVDQLKTNLTALVSADPSNTQAAYDLAIARLWSPDATERRNGLDTLTVLLAQPELRVRVTLDLLKDTARNQDQPQLVALFPHLVDALDYPTAFTARTTNLNTLILGLKTTALDDPADVARVADWLADIRLGRDALQWVHTLPAELREHPRVAEIAAEISLREGIPAASAHYLLQNAFGDLPPEAAVLATGARQLEAHNRLAAAQAAWDEAINLASDARDPNALRVLARVGALWGRNDWTQQALRAALKRNPNAFWAYAGLRDQLLAADNANALWKLYQQWIERQPDDLTVVIQWIRLGTSLPQVPTELEREATRRLLALPASPRRDAALAGWHHLHGETALARELLQRAGNVVDREPDAAYWAALIDRPLDPNRRFPALSRLLLTYEERRQLSTDDDMPVGAPRPVSTNSHSLHVR; this is encoded by the coding sequence GTGATCGCCCGCTGGCAACGCCACTGGCACCTCTACTGGACCGGCTTCACCCACCGCCAACAGATCGCCGCCACCGCCGCAGCGGTCACCGCCCTGCTGGGCCTCGCACTCTGGCCCGTCGTGCAATTCTGGGGACTGCCTCGCCTGCAAACGTGGCGCGTCGACCGCACCCTCGCCCAGGCCAACGCCTTCGCCGCCGAGCAGGACTACCGCAACGTCCTGCTCGCCATCCGCCGGGCCTCCCAACTGGGCTCGCAAGACGTCGCCGTGTGGCGACGCATCGCCGATTATCTCACCCAACTCGGCTCCCCCGAGGCCCTGCAAGCCCGCCAGACTGTCACCGCCCTCGACCCGACCGACCTCCACGCCCGGGTGGAACTCGCCCAGACCGCCCTGCTCTTCGGCGATTACAAAACCTCCCAATCGGCCCTCGAGGCTGCCAAGGCCCTCGCGCCCTCCAGCACCACCTATCAGGAAGCCGCTGCCACCCTCGCGCTCTACTTGGGCGACGTTGATCAACTGAAAACCAATCTCACCGCCCTCGTCTCAGCCGACCCGTCCAACACACAGGCCGCCTACGACCTCGCCATCGCTCGCCTCTGGAGCCCCGACGCCACCGAACGTCGCAACGGCCTCGATACCCTCACCGTCCTCCTCGCCCAGCCCGAGCTGCGGGTGCGCGTCACCCTCGACCTGCTCAAGGACACCGCCCGCAACCAAGACCAACCCCAACTCGTCGCCCTCTTTCCGCACCTCGTCGACGCGCTCGACTACCCCACTGCCTTCACCGCCCGCACCACCAACCTCAACACCCTCATCCTCGGCCTCAAAACCACGGCACTCGACGACCCGGCCGACGTCGCCCGAGTCGCCGATTGGCTCGCCGATATCCGCCTCGGCCGGGACGCCCTGCAGTGGGTGCATACCCTGCCCGCCGAACTCCGCGAACACCCGCGCGTCGCCGAGATCGCCGCCGAGATCTCCCTGCGCGAGGGCATCCCGGCCGCCTCCGCTCATTACCTGCTGCAAAACGCCTTCGGTGACCTGCCGCCTGAAGCCGCCGTGCTCGCAACCGGCGCCCGCCAACTCGAAGCCCACAACCGCCTCGCCGCCGCTCAGGCCGCCTGGGACGAAGCCATCAATCTCGCCTCCGATGCCCGCGATCCCAACGCCCTGCGGGTCCTCGCCCGCGTCGGGGCTCTCTGGGGACGCAACGATTGGACTCAACAGGCCCTGCGCGCGGCCCTCAAACGCAACCCCAACGCATTCTGGGCCTACGCCGGCCTCCGAGACCAACTGCTCGCAGCCGACAACGCCAACGCCCTGTGGAAACTCTACCAGCAATGGATCGAACGGCAGCCAGACGATCTCACCGTTGTCATTCAGTGGATACGCCTGGGCACCTCGCTGCCCCAAGTCCCGACCGAACTCGAACGCGAGGCCACCCGTCGCCTCCTCGCCCTGCCCGCGAGTCCGCGCCGCGATGCCGCGCTCGCCGGGTGGCACCATCTCCACGGCGAAACCGCCCTTGCCCGCGAGCTGCTCCAGCGCGCCGGCAACGTGGTCGACCGCGAACCCGACGCCGCCTACTGGGCCGCTTTGATCGACCGCCCCCTCGACCCGAACCGCCGCTTCCCCGCCCTCTCCCGCCTGCTCCTCACCTACGAGGAACGCCGCCAGCTCTCCACCGACGACGACATGCCCGTCGGTGCTCCCCGCCCCGTCTCCACCAATTCCCACTCTCTGCACGTGAGGTAA
- a CDS encoding exosortase/archaeosortase family protein, protein MSSQIETVAAPERGREVSADRWSVGLLVACLWGPILWRLREAWGADPELMHGVAVPFLALYLAWQRARVGERTGGRKVGTAWIGIVVLIVSLVGCWAMALVLEINALWPKAQWVGAGFATAGSLGVLYWSGGWPRVRHYAFPVLFMFTALSWPTFVRTAVVSVLTESHAEMAAEIVSLLGYPAVVRGNVIEVASGLVGVEQACAGLRSLQAVWMFGLFFGELHLLSVAGRLRVLAVVVIAALVGNVMRTVFLTWRIGVEGLHANEVWHDEAGMAVLIGTLVVAVVYAQWEAGRFTRSKAAAPIAATPGAWPRVWRPALLAVLLETLLVEVAVRHWYERGQDAVVTQRWELCDPSADWVAEAVHETTREILLCTSARQLQTSASSRTAALAAIFRWENDQTAASSLTNSHDPSVCMPAVGGRLLDQPGEVALKLGARELIFDVYRFETQGRVQTVFNAVWDAMRGESMPRAQRGVTVEDERLARVWASQRYADRDRVVLVLEGDYSVPAAVAWLQREAPRLLKPTVGKQRRG, encoded by the coding sequence ATGTCATCCCAGATCGAAACAGTCGCGGCGCCCGAGCGGGGGCGTGAGGTGAGCGCGGACCGCTGGTCGGTGGGGTTGCTGGTGGCGTGCCTGTGGGGGCCGATCCTGTGGCGCCTGCGTGAAGCATGGGGGGCGGATCCGGAGCTCATGCACGGGGTGGCGGTGCCATTCCTGGCGCTCTATCTGGCGTGGCAGCGTGCGCGGGTCGGGGAACGGACCGGAGGCCGGAAGGTTGGAACGGCGTGGATTGGAATCGTGGTTTTGATCGTGAGCCTGGTGGGCTGCTGGGCCATGGCGCTCGTGCTGGAGATCAATGCGCTCTGGCCGAAGGCGCAGTGGGTGGGGGCGGGGTTCGCGACGGCCGGCAGCTTGGGGGTGTTGTATTGGTCGGGTGGGTGGCCGCGGGTGCGGCATTATGCCTTTCCGGTTTTGTTTATGTTCACGGCGTTGTCGTGGCCGACGTTTGTGCGCACGGCGGTGGTTTCGGTGCTGACCGAGTCGCACGCGGAGATGGCGGCGGAAATCGTATCGCTGCTGGGTTATCCGGCGGTGGTGCGTGGCAACGTTATCGAAGTGGCGTCGGGTTTGGTGGGGGTGGAGCAAGCTTGTGCCGGACTACGATCGCTGCAGGCGGTGTGGATGTTTGGCCTCTTTTTTGGGGAGCTGCATCTGCTGAGCGTGGCGGGCCGACTACGCGTGCTGGCGGTCGTGGTGATCGCGGCATTGGTCGGCAATGTGATGCGCACGGTGTTTTTGACCTGGCGGATCGGGGTGGAGGGACTGCACGCCAACGAGGTCTGGCACGACGAGGCCGGCATGGCCGTGCTCATCGGCACCTTGGTGGTGGCGGTGGTGTATGCGCAGTGGGAGGCGGGTCGGTTCACGCGGTCGAAAGCGGCCGCGCCGATCGCCGCGACTCCGGGGGCGTGGCCGCGTGTGTGGCGTCCGGCGCTGTTGGCCGTGTTACTCGAAACTCTCCTGGTCGAGGTGGCGGTGCGGCATTGGTATGAACGCGGGCAGGACGCGGTGGTGACGCAACGTTGGGAGTTGTGCGACCCTTCGGCCGATTGGGTGGCAGAAGCGGTGCATGAGACCACGCGAGAGATTTTGTTGTGCACCAGTGCGCGGCAGTTGCAGACCTCGGCCAGCAGTCGCACGGCGGCTCTGGCGGCGATTTTCCGGTGGGAAAATGATCAAACCGCGGCGAGTTCACTGACCAATTCCCACGACCCTTCGGTGTGCATGCCGGCGGTGGGGGGGCGGTTGCTCGATCAACCCGGCGAGGTGGCGCTGAAGCTGGGCGCGCGGGAGTTGATCTTCGATGTCTATCGTTTCGAAACGCAGGGGCGGGTGCAGACGGTCTTCAACGCGGTGTGGGACGCGATGCGAGGCGAGTCGATGCCGCGCGCGCAACGCGGAGTGACGGTGGAGGACGAACGGCTCGCGCGAGTCTGGGCTAGCCAACGTTATGCCGATCGCGATCGCGTCGTGTTGGTGCTGGAGGGCGATTACTCCGTGCCGGCCGCGGTGGCGTGGTTGCAAAGAGAAGCCCCGCGGCTGCTCAAGCCCACGGTGGGCAAGCAGCGACGGGGCTGA
- a CDS encoding collagen-binding domain-containing protein: MKPLRRPLQLLSLSAALVCSVTAQVSVDNAVWTVDQTIRNYGLISFGNASFTNYGDTWGPLAVGGDLHLDGGSIAQKSYLFGASSDPTLYVQGNLTMNNWVHLENGYAALPGLEGSFSWDSTQRRLSGSNGVLSTSNTSDPLGAVDPRNNPGPTDWDFATIQADLAQASAELASATATGLIQLSGQTLSFNANGQTEGVVVFNLDMNDFQGYIYDANGNGQFNQNQERVSQVKIDVPDSVTYVINVLNATGTTIFDGINFNQGQNNNQILWNITPDSNTSLGDSVSLGGQSRFYGSILAPLIDLSNSANVATEGQVIAATYSHNNAELHYQSFTTFVSFTPVPEPRTWAAAGIGAALLAIALRRRQRRPAVAELN; encoded by the coding sequence GTGAAGCCTCTTCGCCGTCCTCTCCAACTCCTGAGCCTCAGCGCCGCTCTCGTTTGCAGTGTCACCGCTCAGGTATCGGTGGACAACGCGGTGTGGACGGTCGACCAGACCATCCGCAACTACGGCCTGATCTCTTTCGGCAACGCCAGCTTCACCAACTACGGCGACACCTGGGGCCCCCTCGCCGTCGGCGGCGACCTCCATCTCGACGGCGGCTCCATCGCCCAGAAATCCTACCTGTTCGGCGCCTCCTCCGACCCCACCCTCTACGTGCAGGGCAACCTCACCATGAACAACTGGGTGCATTTGGAAAATGGATACGCCGCCCTCCCCGGTCTCGAAGGCTCGTTCTCCTGGGACAGCACCCAGCGCCGCCTCAGTGGCAGCAACGGCGTGCTGAGCACCAGCAACACCTCCGACCCACTCGGCGCCGTCGACCCGCGCAACAACCCCGGTCCCACCGACTGGGACTTCGCCACCATTCAGGCCGACCTCGCCCAAGCCTCCGCCGAACTCGCCAGCGCTACCGCCACCGGCCTCATTCAACTCTCCGGCCAAACGCTTTCCTTCAACGCCAATGGTCAGACCGAGGGAGTCGTCGTGTTCAACCTCGATATGAACGACTTCCAGGGCTACATCTACGACGCCAACGGCAACGGTCAGTTCAACCAAAACCAGGAGCGCGTGAGCCAGGTGAAGATCGATGTGCCCGACTCCGTCACCTACGTCATCAACGTGCTCAACGCCACCGGCACCACCATCTTCGACGGCATCAACTTTAATCAGGGCCAGAACAACAACCAGATCCTCTGGAACATCACGCCCGACTCCAACACCTCCCTCGGCGACTCTGTTTCCCTCGGTGGTCAATCCCGCTTCTACGGCTCGATTCTCGCTCCGCTCATCGATCTGTCCAACAGCGCCAACGTCGCGACCGAAGGTCAGGTCATCGCTGCGACCTACAGCCACAATAACGCCGAGCTGCACTACCAGTCTTTCACCACCTTCGTGTCGTTCACCCCGGTGCCCGAACCCCGCACCTGGGCCGCCGCCGGCATCGGGGCCGCCCTGCTCGCCATCGCCCTGCGCCGCCGCCAACGCCGCCCCGCCGTCGCGGAACTTAATTAA
- a CDS encoding collagen-binding domain-containing protein: MRKSPYTGLMVAASVSIGAATALGQVSLESDIAQLDSYLRNYNLISFGNASFAGSQDTHGGLAVAGDLFLGSGTDVAQRDDLFGLSSDPTLYVGGQLTTNGTVHLENGYAALPGLSGSWSYDSVTQRLSNNGNSTLLSSSNAYGGGTTLAGSDPRGNPTPADWDWSAMSTAVTGISTNIANATANGTMSLNSGALTFDAGAITEGVVVFDLDLSRFNNVVYDFNDDGVFEFNSEKVDRIVMNIPDDVVFAINVRNGTDGDVLFGNSIGINFNGGDNMDQLLWNIVPDSDPLTTDSMSLGGGASFYGTVLAPLVDLSNIGNVAPNGQIIAANYSHNANAELHYVGFDAPVSFSAVPEPRTWSLIALAFAAVAMEFHRRRRRRIEA, from the coding sequence ATGAGGAAATCACCCTATACCGGGCTTATGGTCGCCGCATCCGTTTCCATCGGCGCCGCGACTGCGTTGGGCCAAGTCTCGCTCGAATCGGACATCGCCCAACTCGATTCCTACCTCCGAAACTACAATCTCATCAGCTTCGGCAACGCCTCCTTTGCGGGCTCACAGGACACCCACGGTGGTCTCGCGGTAGCCGGCGACCTCTTCCTCGGCTCCGGCACCGATGTTGCCCAACGCGACGATCTTTTTGGTCTTTCCAGTGATCCGACCCTCTACGTGGGCGGTCAACTCACCACCAACGGCACCGTGCATCTCGAGAACGGTTACGCCGCCCTCCCCGGACTCTCCGGCAGTTGGAGCTACGACAGCGTAACCCAGCGACTCAGCAACAACGGCAACAGCACCCTGCTGAGTTCTTCCAACGCCTACGGCGGCGGCACCACGCTCGCCGGCAGTGACCCCCGCGGCAACCCCACCCCGGCCGATTGGGATTGGAGCGCCATGTCCACCGCGGTCACCGGTATCTCCACCAACATCGCCAACGCCACCGCCAACGGCACGATGTCCCTCAACAGCGGCGCCCTCACCTTCGACGCGGGTGCCATCACCGAAGGTGTTGTGGTCTTCGATCTCGATCTCAGCCGCTTCAACAACGTTGTCTACGACTTCAACGACGACGGCGTCTTCGAGTTCAATTCCGAGAAAGTCGACCGCATCGTCATGAACATACCGGACGACGTGGTCTTCGCCATCAACGTCCGCAACGGCACCGACGGCGACGTGCTCTTCGGTAACTCCATCGGCATCAATTTTAACGGCGGCGACAACATGGACCAGTTGCTCTGGAACATCGTGCCCGACTCCGATCCGCTCACCACCGACTCCATGTCACTCGGCGGAGGCGCGTCCTTCTACGGCACCGTGCTCGCGCCCCTCGTCGACTTGAGCAACATCGGCAACGTCGCCCCCAACGGCCAAATCATAGCGGCCAACTACTCCCACAATGCCAACGCCGAGCTCCACTACGTCGGCTTTGATGCTCCCGTCAGCTTCTCCGCCGTGCCGGAGCCCCGCACCTGGAGTTTGATCGCGCTGGCTTTCGCCGCCGTGGCCATGGAGTTTCACCGCCGCCGCCGCCGCCGAATCGAGGCCTGA
- a CDS encoding exosortase/archaeosortase family protein: MSAPESQNFPAIRLANDARGRWTVSGWVTLVAIVWIPVVWRWRTAWAVDEDLLHGPLVPLLAIYGLWLRRAEISVVTTAAQRTRGRSWGWWGYALGLGGVLMVMPVLEANRLWPTAQWGALGAAIVATLGALWVMGGWAACRWAGFALFFMHTAIAWPTMLREPVMQWLMQSNAQIAAEVLSLAGKAAVVRGNVIEVESGLIGVEAACSGLRSLQAVWMIGWLFGELFQLRVSGRIRIVVVALVVAWVSNLGRTLVLTWKIEDGGATAGDQWHDPLGIVALVVTLAVVWWDANRVAKAAEAAKVDVAPKRRTEAIPRVSRVALVTATLVVVLAEVGTQWWYGGGRQDEPTRHWYLETVPGWTGLEIEDRVLEMLQCSEAEQLSWRASGGGSGGAVAMVLRWIDDAQDRAGAAAGHGPEICMPAIGGRMVRELPPVVVDVDGAHLPFAAYVFETRGHTQHVFNLLWDARQNEPLGRLGLSGARGIVHARLDRVLQREREAQIDRVVVALQDAASDAAAVAWLQREMARVLERSPLVADGS, encoded by the coding sequence ATGTCGGCTCCCGAATCCCAAAACTTCCCCGCGATTCGTCTGGCGAATGACGCGAGAGGGCGCTGGACCGTAAGCGGTTGGGTCACGCTTGTAGCGATTGTTTGGATACCGGTGGTCTGGCGATGGCGGACAGCATGGGCGGTGGACGAAGATTTGCTGCACGGTCCGTTGGTGCCGCTGTTGGCGATCTACGGACTGTGGCTGCGGCGTGCTGAAATTTCAGTGGTGACTACAGCGGCCCAAAGAACGCGTGGCCGAAGCTGGGGCTGGTGGGGTTATGCGTTGGGCCTTGGCGGTGTGCTGATGGTGATGCCCGTGCTGGAGGCCAATCGCTTGTGGCCGACCGCACAGTGGGGCGCGTTGGGGGCGGCTATCGTCGCGACCCTGGGCGCGCTCTGGGTGATGGGGGGATGGGCGGCGTGTCGGTGGGCCGGCTTTGCGCTGTTTTTTATGCACACGGCGATCGCGTGGCCGACGATGTTGCGCGAGCCGGTCATGCAATGGCTGATGCAGTCCAACGCGCAAATCGCCGCCGAGGTGTTGTCGTTGGCGGGCAAAGCGGCAGTGGTGCGTGGCAACGTCATCGAAGTGGAGTCAGGTTTGATCGGCGTGGAGGCGGCGTGCAGCGGATTGCGATCCCTGCAGGCGGTTTGGATGATCGGTTGGCTTTTTGGAGAGTTGTTTCAGTTGAGAGTCAGCGGTCGCATTCGGATCGTGGTCGTCGCGCTGGTGGTGGCCTGGGTCAGTAATTTGGGGCGCACACTGGTGCTCACGTGGAAGATCGAGGACGGCGGCGCGACCGCGGGAGACCAGTGGCACGACCCGCTCGGAATCGTGGCCTTGGTGGTGACGCTGGCGGTGGTTTGGTGGGACGCCAATCGCGTGGCCAAAGCGGCGGAAGCGGCGAAGGTGGACGTCGCGCCGAAGCGGAGGACTGAAGCGATTCCGCGGGTTTCGCGGGTGGCATTAGTGACCGCGACACTCGTGGTGGTGCTCGCCGAGGTGGGCACGCAATGGTGGTATGGCGGCGGCCGACAGGACGAGCCGACACGTCATTGGTATTTGGAGACCGTGCCCGGCTGGACCGGCTTGGAAATTGAGGATCGCGTGCTGGAAATGTTGCAGTGCAGCGAGGCGGAACAGCTCTCGTGGCGTGCCAGCGGAGGCGGTAGTGGCGGGGCGGTCGCGATGGTTTTGCGTTGGATAGATGACGCGCAGGATCGGGCGGGGGCGGCAGCCGGGCACGGTCCGGAGATCTGCATGCCGGCGATCGGTGGGCGGATGGTGCGCGAACTGCCGCCGGTCGTGGTGGATGTCGATGGCGCCCATTTGCCGTTTGCGGCCTACGTCTTCGAAACCCGCGGTCACACGCAGCACGTGTTTAACCTGCTTTGGGATGCGCGGCAGAATGAGCCTTTGGGGCGTTTGGGTTTAAGTGGAGCCAGAGGCATAGTTCACGCGCGACTGGATCGCGTGCTGCAGCGCGAGCGCGAAGCCCAGATCGATCGGGTGGTGGTGGCGCTGCAGGACGCCGCCAGTGATGCGGCGGCCGTGGCGTGGTTGCAGCGCGAAATGGCGAGGGTGCTCGAGCGCAGCCCGCTGGTGGCGGACGGGTCATGA
- a CDS encoding DUF4097 family beta strand repeat-containing protein produces the protein MLRKLLLPALLLLTPAFTFAKINREVERSFTVRPGSEIKVDISGGSIKAEIVRGDTASLTLHQTFHTNDERDIAEILERYKITFEQQGDDVVLDIESAKSGGWFSGWSKKNRASFKVTLTCPDYVDLNLDTSGGSISVDGEVTGDLIADTSGGSINVTGGTGYLNLDTSGGSISVKRALGRVRADTSGGSIRINYVGPDVEDVNADTSGGSIKIGLDPDGSYDLYADTSGGRVTIDELAITPHKITRTHAEGEINGGGARVRADTSGGSITIYAADQ, from the coding sequence ATGCTCCGCAAACTCCTGCTCCCCGCCCTTCTCCTGCTCACGCCGGCGTTTACCTTCGCCAAGATCAACCGCGAGGTTGAGCGCAGCTTCACGGTGCGTCCCGGCTCGGAAATCAAAGTCGATATCTCCGGCGGCTCCATCAAGGCCGAGATCGTGCGCGGCGACACCGCCTCGCTCACCCTGCACCAAACCTTTCACACCAACGACGAGCGCGACATCGCCGAAATCCTCGAGCGCTATAAAATCACCTTCGAACAGCAGGGTGACGACGTGGTGCTCGATATCGAATCCGCCAAGAGCGGCGGCTGGTTCTCCGGTTGGTCCAAGAAAAACCGCGCCAGCTTTAAGGTGACGCTCACCTGCCCCGACTACGTCGACCTCAACCTCGACACCTCCGGCGGCTCCATCTCCGTCGATGGTGAAGTCACCGGCGACCTTATCGCCGATACCTCGGGTGGTTCGATCAACGTCACCGGCGGCACCGGCTACCTCAACCTCGACACTTCCGGTGGCTCCATCTCCGTCAAACGCGCCCTCGGCCGCGTCCGCGCCGATACCTCCGGCGGCTCCATTCGCATCAACTACGTCGGCCCCGATGTCGAAGACGTGAACGCCGACACTTCCGGTGGCTCCATCAAAATCGGTCTCGATCCGGACGGCAGCTACGACCTTTACGCCGACACCTCTGGCGGCCGCGTCACCATCGACGAACTTGCCATCACCCCTCACAAGATCACCCGCACCCACGCCGAGGGTGAGATCAACGGCGGCGGTGCCCGCGTCCGCGCCGACACCTCAGGCGGCTCCATCACCATCTACGCCGCCGATCAATAA
- a CDS encoding exosortase/archaeosortase family protein has product MAVEHKACPTASPVWQWTDFAWLALLWGPLLWRWSAAWSVDPEVAHGWAVPVLALYLSWQRALASPRLRQVDVAEAQRPHPWALVVMLGGAAVVAAAVVVLEVNPLWPRAQWVGGLAAVGTTAAWLWRRGGAVAMARYAFPVCFMLTAITWPSVVRQPVVHTLTEWHAQLAAEVVTMAGRAAVVRGNIIEVEQGLIGVEDACSGLRSLQAVWMFAWFFGELHRLRWIRRLRLVGAAMLAALVFNVVRTVFLTWMVGSESGETATDLHDPAGVTVMIATLLTIVLYALRLARSNDAEGADRGASVTTTTWHSTRVGWVVATAVAVLVLESGIRLWFDREGSEDGAEHWAFVAAPDGWEEHPISEDVLAVMQCSSATQLTTVRTWNGVAGLAMLFRWEEDAAGLSTLTNVHDPRVCMPAIGATLVATDEPIELEVAGRVLAFDAYQFRVDGLRQYVFNAVWDASRREATPRSVVGASLDSERLTRVLRGRRYADRDRVVFVLQDDVSPADAAAWLRRTASAMLRLQDGR; this is encoded by the coding sequence ATGGCAGTCGAGCACAAGGCGTGCCCCACCGCGTCGCCGGTGTGGCAGTGGACCGATTTTGCATGGCTGGCGTTGTTGTGGGGACCGCTGTTGTGGCGCTGGTCGGCGGCGTGGTCGGTCGACCCGGAGGTGGCGCACGGCTGGGCGGTGCCGGTGTTGGCGTTGTATTTGTCATGGCAGCGCGCACTCGCGTCCCCGCGGCTGCGCCAAGTGGATGTGGCGGAAGCGCAGCGGCCGCATCCGTGGGCCTTGGTGGTGATGTTGGGCGGGGCGGCGGTGGTGGCCGCGGCGGTGGTGGTGCTGGAAGTGAATCCACTGTGGCCGCGCGCGCAGTGGGTCGGGGGGCTGGCGGCCGTGGGCACGACGGCGGCGTGGTTGTGGCGCCGCGGCGGCGCGGTGGCGATGGCGCGCTATGCCTTTCCGGTGTGTTTTATGCTCACCGCGATCACGTGGCCCTCGGTGGTGCGGCAGCCGGTGGTGCACACCCTGACGGAGTGGCACGCGCAACTGGCGGCAGAGGTGGTGACGATGGCAGGGCGGGCGGCGGTGGTGCGTGGCAACATCATCGAAGTGGAACAGGGACTGATCGGTGTGGAGGACGCCTGCAGCGGCCTGCGCTCCTTGCAGGCGGTGTGGATGTTTGCGTGGTTTTTTGGTGAGCTGCATCGCCTGCGGTGGATACGCCGATTGCGTCTGGTCGGCGCGGCGATGCTGGCGGCGTTGGTCTTCAACGTCGTGCGCACTGTGTTCCTGACTTGGATGGTTGGCAGTGAAAGCGGCGAGACGGCGACGGATCTGCACGATCCTGCCGGCGTGACCGTGATGATCGCCACGCTCCTGACGATCGTGCTCTACGCGTTGCGCTTGGCGCGGAGCAATGATGCGGAGGGCGCGGACCGGGGCGCGAGTGTCACGACCACGACTTGGCATTCGACGCGGGTTGGTTGGGTGGTGGCGACGGCGGTGGCGGTGCTCGTATTGGAATCGGGGATACGGCTGTGGTTCGACCGGGAGGGATCCGAAGACGGGGCGGAGCACTGGGCTTTTGTGGCGGCACCCGATGGCTGGGAGGAGCATCCGATCTCGGAGGACGTGTTGGCCGTGATGCAGTGCAGCTCGGCAACGCAACTCACGACGGTGCGCACGTGGAATGGGGTCGCGGGTCTGGCGATGCTTTTTCGCTGGGAGGAGGACGCGGCGGGGTTAAGCACGTTGACCAATGTGCACGACCCGCGCGTGTGTATGCCGGCGATAGGCGCGACTCTGGTTGCCACGGATGAGCCGATCGAGCTGGAGGTGGCGGGACGCGTGCTGGCGTTTGACGCCTATCAGTTTCGCGTCGATGGGCTGCGCCAGTATGTGTTCAACGCGGTGTGGGATGCGTCGCGTCGGGAGGCGACGCCACGCTCGGTGGTGGGGGCGAGTTTGGACAGCGAGCGGCTGACCCGCGTGCTACGCGGGCGGCGTTACGCGGATCGAGACCGGGTGGTTTTTGTGCTGCAGGACGATGTCTCGCCGGCAGACGCGGCGGCGTGGCTGCGCCGCACGGCGAGCGCGATGCTGCGACTGCAGGACGGGCGTTAA